In Lates calcarifer isolate ASB-BC8 linkage group LG23, TLL_Latcal_v3, whole genome shotgun sequence, a single genomic region encodes these proteins:
- the LOC127139221 gene encoding interferon a3-like — translation MQVNNSTNSTEDAEVEDTVAFPNDLYSQASKASAEDKLGFTVQVLEEMAVLFEEDHSAASWEESTVKDFVNIVTQQADGLHSCVNWHSHKKKNKKLHMYFKRLSGHVLERMGHSAESWELIRKKIKTHLMRAHQLVSSLLTTN, via the exons atgcaggtGAATAATTCCACTAACAGCACTGAGGATGCTGAAGTGGAGGACACTGTGGCCTTCCCTAATGATCTGTACAGCCAGGCGTCCAAAGCATCA gctgAGGATAAACTTGGTTTCACAGTGCAGGTTCTGGAGGAGATGGCCGTCCTGTTTGAGGAGGATCACAGCGCTGCATCATGGGAGGAGAGCACAGTGAAGGACTTTGTCAACATTGTGACCCAGCAGGCTGACGGCCTTCACTCCTGTGTAA ACTGGCACAgccacaagaagaagaacaagaagctGCACATGTATTTCAAGAGACTGTCAGGCCACGTCCTAGAACGAATG ggccaCAGTGCTGAATCCTGGGAGCTGATcaggaagaaaatcaaaaccCATTTAATGAGAGCTCACCAGCTGGTTTCATCTCTGCTCACCACCAACTAA